The following are encoded together in the Macrobrachium nipponense isolate FS-2020 chromosome 14, ASM1510439v2, whole genome shotgun sequence genome:
- the LOC135226285 gene encoding uncharacterized protein LOC135226285: MRKVPEKKGRGSNCKEKKEEEEDARKDRERKQVQKKKRRGRRCQRRKAGKKLPEKKGRGEEEVPKKKGRKKVPEKKGGEEVSREKRKGEEDVAIEKKWRGGGYQRRKEKKKKKEGASEKRERRGGR, translated from the coding sequence ATGAGGAAGGTTCCAGAAAAGAAAGGGAGAGGAAGcaattgcaaagaaaaaaaggaagaggaggaagatgcCAGAAAAGATAGGGAGAGGAAGCaggtgcaaaagaaaaaaaggagaggaagaaggtgccAGAGAAGAAAGGCGGGGAagaaattaccagagaaaaaagggaggggagaggaggaggtgcccaagaagaaagggagaaagaaggtGCCAGAGAAGAAAGGCGGGGAAGAAGTtagcagagaaaaaaggaaaggagaggagGACGTTGCTATAGAGAAGAAATGGAGAGGAGGAGGGTATCagagaagaaaggagaagaagaaaaagaaagaaggtgcCAGTGAAaaaagggagaggagaggaggaaggtga